One part of the Thermocrinis sp. genome encodes these proteins:
- the tgt gene encoding tRNA guanosine(34) transglycosylase Tgt, with product MFRFDVIKSDGMARKGRLYTPRGIIETPVFMPVGTQGTVKAMIHKLLEEIGTQIILGNTYHLYLRPGVEVIQQAGGLHSFIGWKKPILTDSGGFQVFSLSRDRVKDGKSKVKITQEGVYFRDHLAGDYHFFTPERVVQIQEIFGSDIIMPLDECVEYPTTYAYAKEALDRTIEWLDRSIITKRREDQVLFGIVQGAFFEDLRKESALRTVERDLFGYAIGGLSVGEPREVMIEMAQLVCEYLPWEKPRYLMGVGMPEDILMAIGVGIDMFDCVAPTRMARTGTLFTSQGKINIRSEKYKKDFSPPDPECDCYTCKNFSRAYLRHLFNADEISAYILNTIHNLYFYHRLTEGAKKAIEEGRFEKYKRQWLERLSVAVG from the coding sequence ATGTTTAGGTTTGATGTTATAAAAAGCGACGGGATGGCAAGGAAGGGGAGACTCTACACTCCAAGGGGCATAATAGAAACGCCTGTATTTATGCCAGTGGGCACGCAGGGAACAGTCAAAGCTATGATCCACAAGCTTTTGGAAGAGATAGGCACCCAGATAATCTTAGGAAATACCTACCACCTTTACCTAAGGCCTGGGGTAGAAGTAATCCAGCAGGCGGGTGGGCTTCACTCCTTCATAGGTTGGAAAAAGCCCATACTCACAGACAGCGGAGGCTTTCAGGTCTTTTCCCTCTCAAGGGATAGAGTAAAGGATGGCAAGTCTAAGGTAAAGATAACCCAAGAGGGGGTTTATTTTAGAGACCATCTGGCAGGAGATTATCACTTCTTTACACCAGAAAGGGTGGTGCAGATACAAGAAATATTTGGTTCAGACATTATAATGCCCCTTGACGAATGCGTCGAGTATCCAACTACCTATGCCTACGCAAAGGAAGCTTTGGACCGGACCATAGAGTGGTTAGATAGGTCTATAATAACAAAGAGAAGGGAAGACCAAGTGCTCTTTGGCATAGTGCAAGGGGCTTTTTTTGAAGACCTAAGAAAGGAGTCTGCTTTAAGGACAGTGGAGAGGGACCTTTTTGGATATGCCATCGGTGGGCTTTCGGTGGGAGAGCCAAGGGAGGTTATGATAGAAATGGCTCAGTTGGTTTGTGAATACCTACCCTGGGAAAAACCAAGATACCTTATGGGAGTGGGTATGCCAGAGGATATTCTTATGGCGATAGGTGTTGGGATAGATATGTTTGATTGCGTAGCACCCACCAGAATGGCCCGCACGGGCACACTCTTTACCTCACAAGGTAAAATAAACATAAGAAGCGAAAAGTATAAAAAAGACTTTTCTCCACCAGATCCAGAGTGTGACTGTTATACTTGCAAGAACTTCTCCAGAGCCTATCTTAGACACCTATTTAACGCCGATGAGATTTCAGCATACATACTTAACACGATTCACAATCTGTATTTTTACCACAGACTAACAGAAGGAGCAAAAAAGGCCATAGAGGAGGGAAGGTTTGAGAAATACAAGAGGCAGTGGCTGGAAAGATTATCGGTGGCTGTGGGCTAA
- the fabG gene encoding 3-oxoacyl-[acyl-carrier-protein] reductase, whose product MLCIDLSEKKALITGSTRGIGKAIAEFLAKAGAQVVITGRDEKRAQEVAKSISSNAIGIGMDLSDPQSVRTGYEAVEREIGPVDILVNNAGITKDKLFLRMTLEDWEEVLRVNLTGTYLITSLAVKGMLKKRWGRIINISSVVGFTGNVGQANYSATKSALIGFTKSLAKELASRNITVNTIAPGFIETDMTSSLSEEIRKEYLKNIPLQRFGTPEDVAGMVVFLCSSMADYITGEIIHINGGMF is encoded by the coding sequence ATGCTTTGCATAGACCTTTCTGAGAAAAAGGCTCTAATTACGGGTTCTACAAGGGGTATAGGAAAAGCTATCGCCGAATTTTTGGCAAAAGCTGGGGCACAGGTTGTGATAACTGGCAGGGATGAGAAAAGAGCTCAAGAGGTTGCAAAGTCTATATCTTCCAATGCAATAGGAATAGGCATGGACCTTTCTGACCCCCAGTCCGTACGCACTGGCTACGAGGCAGTAGAAAGGGAGATTGGTCCGGTGGATATACTCGTAAACAACGCTGGAATCACAAAGGACAAGCTATTTTTGAGAATGACGCTGGAGGATTGGGAAGAAGTTCTAAGAGTAAATTTAACTGGGACCTATCTTATAACTTCTTTGGCTGTAAAGGGTATGTTAAAAAAGCGCTGGGGAAGGATAATAAACATATCTTCTGTTGTAGGTTTTACTGGAAACGTGGGACAGGCCAACTACTCAGCTACCAAATCTGCTTTGATAGGCTTTACCAAAAGCTTGGCAAAGGAGCTGGCGAGCAGGAACATAACCGTAAACACAATCGCCCCAGGTTTTATAGAAACAGATATGACATCATCTCTTTCTGAAGAGATAAGAAAAGAATACCTGAAGAATATACCCCTTCAGAGGTTTGGCACTCCAGAGGACGTGGCAGGTATGGTTGTCTTCCTTTGCTCATCTATGGCTGATTACATAACTGGAGAAATAATCCACATAAACGGTGGTATGTTCTGA
- a CDS encoding TIGR00282 family metallophosphoesterase has translation MKFLIVGDILGKPGRRALKYYTVSHPNSFDVLLVNVENSAGGFGIDRKVYEELKSMGVDVMTSGNHIWDKKEVLEFINSDDLLRPANYPLSVPGKGYGLYEKRGVKFAVINLMGRVFLDPHLENPFHTFDRIYEEVSRQTPIILVDFHAEATSEKYAFGMYADGRASVVFGTHTHVPTADQIILRKGTGFVSDVGMSGCWYSVIGMKPEQIINKFLTGMPQRYEVEEKEDVVFNAILADIDENSGKCLSIQRIQKYISRDELKEL, from the coding sequence ATGAAATTCTTAATAGTTGGTGATATTTTGGGCAAACCAGGAAGGAGAGCACTAAAGTATTACACCGTATCCCATCCGAATAGTTTTGATGTTCTGCTTGTGAACGTGGAAAACTCCGCAGGTGGCTTTGGCATAGACAGGAAGGTTTATGAGGAGCTAAAGTCTATGGGAGTGGATGTGATGACCTCGGGCAACCACATATGGGATAAAAAGGAGGTGTTGGAATTTATAAATTCGGACGATCTTCTAAGACCTGCCAACTATCCCCTTAGTGTGCCTGGCAAAGGCTATGGGCTTTACGAAAAGCGCGGGGTAAAGTTTGCGGTCATAAACCTGATGGGTAGGGTATTCCTGGACCCCCACTTGGAAAATCCTTTCCACACCTTTGACCGGATATACGAAGAGGTAAGCAGGCAAACCCCAATTATACTGGTAGACTTTCACGCAGAAGCAACCTCAGAAAAATATGCCTTTGGTATGTATGCAGACGGGAGAGCAAGCGTGGTTTTTGGCACACATACTCACGTTCCCACCGCAGACCAGATAATCCTAAGGAAAGGCACGGGCTTTGTCAGCGATGTGGGCATGTCTGGATGTTGGTATTCAGTCATAGGGATGAAGCCTGAGCAAATTATCAACAAGTTTCTAACAGGTATGCCCCAGAGGTACGAAGTGGAAGAGAAAGAGGACGTGGTTTTTAACGCCATTCTTGCGGATATTGACGAAAACTCTGGAAAGTGCCTGAGCATACAAAGAATTCAAAAATACATCTCAAGAGATGAATTAAAAGAACTATAA
- the hfq gene encoding RNA chaperone Hfq: MYPTERNGKVQDEFIEELKRKNATVTIFLTRGNRITGKIINHDKYTVLLEVEGEPNLIYKHAISTIVLGG; encoded by the coding sequence ATGTATCCTACGGAAAGAAACGGAAAAGTGCAGGATGAGTTTATCGAAGAGCTTAAAAGGAAAAATGCCACAGTCACCATATTTTTAACAAGGGGAAACAGAATAACCGGAAAGATCATAAACCACGATAAATACACCGTGCTTTTGGAAGTGGAAGGAGAGCCAAACCTTATATACAAGCATGCCATAAGCACCATAGTGCTTGGTGGATGA
- the hflX gene encoding GTPase HflX: MKAILVSLLSSETKWEFRESLEEIKELVRAVGGKSLGYVYQKRQSPDPRYYIGAGKAQELKEVIQGTGADCIVFDAFLSPSQVSNLEDLLGVRVLDRADLVLEIFSRRVRSKTAKLQVELAKLTHQLPRLYGKGKELSRLGGGVGTRGPGEQELEIKRRAIKKRIEQIKRELEEVKRQRRQQRKKREREYGDIKVVKVALVGYTNVGKSSLMQALTGRETFVEDMLFATLDTKTSAKFLFPDIKVLITDTVGFIRKLPPELIESFKATLEEVQEADILLHVIDISDPKWLDKVKVVQEILKELEADEKPTIYVFNKADKVVEKEEDIKLLTEPAFLKGRSVVVSSKYGWGIKELLEAVREKVEELVEAGT, translated from the coding sequence ATGAAAGCAATCTTAGTTAGCCTTCTCTCCTCAGAGACAAAGTGGGAGTTTAGGGAATCCTTAGAAGAGATAAAGGAGCTGGTCAGAGCAGTAGGTGGTAAAAGCTTAGGTTATGTCTATCAAAAAAGACAATCACCAGACCCAAGATACTACATAGGAGCTGGAAAGGCTCAAGAGCTAAAGGAGGTGATTCAAGGCACTGGTGCGGACTGCATAGTCTTTGATGCTTTCTTGAGTCCCTCCCAGGTTTCCAACTTGGAAGACCTTTTAGGAGTCAGGGTTTTGGACAGGGCAGATTTGGTCCTTGAGATATTCTCAAGAAGGGTAAGAAGTAAGACAGCCAAACTTCAGGTGGAGCTGGCTAAGCTTACCCATCAACTGCCAAGGCTCTACGGTAAGGGTAAGGAGCTTTCCCGTCTGGGTGGTGGTGTTGGGACAAGGGGTCCAGGTGAGCAAGAGCTGGAGATAAAAAGGCGGGCCATAAAGAAGAGAATAGAGCAGATAAAGAGAGAGCTTGAAGAGGTGAAAAGGCAGAGAAGACAGCAGAGGAAGAAAAGAGAAAGAGAATACGGAGACATAAAGGTGGTTAAGGTTGCGCTCGTTGGATACACAAACGTAGGAAAATCCAGTCTAATGCAGGCACTTACAGGCAGGGAGACCTTTGTAGAGGACATGCTCTTTGCCACGCTGGACACAAAGACTTCAGCCAAGTTTCTGTTTCCAGACATAAAGGTTCTTATCACAGACACCGTAGGGTTTATAAGAAAACTTCCTCCCGAGCTGATAGAGTCCTTCAAAGCTACTTTGGAGGAAGTTCAAGAGGCAGACATCCTTCTTCATGTGATAGATATATCAGACCCTAAGTGGCTGGATAAGGTGAAGGTAGTTCAGGAAATACTCAAAGAACTTGAAGCAGATGAAAAACCTACCATATACGTGTTTAACAAAGCGGACAAAGTTGTGGAGAAAGAGGAAGATATAAAACTTCTGACAGAACCGGCCTTTTTGAAAGGCAGATCTGTTGTAGTTTCCAGTAAATACGGGTGGGGGATAAAAGAGTTGCTGGAGGCAGTAAGGGAAAAGGTTGAAGAGTTAGTGGAGGCGGGCACATGA
- a CDS encoding adenylosuccinate synthase, whose protein sequence is MNLVILGAQWGDEGKGKIVDLLSAEYEVVVRYQGGSNAGHTVMVNGQKFILHLLPTGILHTHTVGVIAQGMVVDLELLVEEIKQIESKGISVRDRLLISDRAHLVLPYHKTLDALLEKRGKIGTTLRGIGPAYMLKYARKGARVCDLWDKDRFYSIIKDNLEFVEELCKKVYCEDFQMKVDEVVDRALESFEEIKHCITDTSSYLLNTKKSILFEGAQGTLLDVDIGTYPYVTSSNSSALGLSAGTGLPPKFFSNAKFIGVSKAYATRVGEGPFPTELKDEVGQLLREKGKEYGATTGRPRRCGWLDLVALKHAVDLNGLDGIVLTKLDVLDGFGEIKVCTAYRVEDKVFKNFPASLSLLEKAQPVYECFEGWKESTYGITNYKDIPEKAMNYIQFIERFLGAPIVMLSTSPERDKYIWLSEIIHGRKVASSDIC, encoded by the coding sequence ATGAACTTGGTAATCTTAGGTGCTCAGTGGGGTGATGAAGGAAAGGGTAAAATAGTGGACCTTTTATCTGCAGAATACGAGGTAGTGGTGCGCTATCAAGGCGGTAGCAACGCAGGCCATACTGTCATGGTAAATGGTCAAAAGTTCATCCTTCACCTTTTGCCTACGGGCATACTCCACACCCACACTGTCGGAGTTATAGCTCAGGGGATGGTGGTAGATTTAGAGCTTTTAGTAGAAGAGATAAAGCAGATAGAGAGTAAAGGTATAAGCGTAAGAGATAGACTTTTGATAAGCGACAGAGCCCACTTGGTTCTTCCTTATCATAAAACCTTGGATGCTCTTTTGGAGAAAAGGGGCAAAATAGGCACCACTTTGAGAGGGATAGGTCCCGCATACATGCTAAAGTACGCAAGGAAAGGTGCAAGGGTCTGCGACCTTTGGGACAAAGATAGGTTTTACAGCATAATAAAGGACAATTTAGAATTTGTGGAAGAGCTGTGCAAAAAGGTTTATTGCGAAGATTTTCAGATGAAGGTGGATGAGGTGGTGGATAGGGCTTTGGAGAGCTTTGAAGAGATAAAGCACTGCATCACAGACACCTCAAGCTATCTTTTGAACACGAAAAAAAGCATTCTCTTTGAAGGGGCTCAGGGGACCCTTTTGGATGTGGATATTGGCACGTACCCTTACGTGACCTCTTCCAACTCTTCTGCCCTTGGACTTTCGGCAGGTACAGGGCTTCCACCAAAGTTTTTCTCCAACGCCAAATTCATTGGAGTTTCAAAGGCTTACGCCACGAGGGTAGGAGAAGGTCCTTTTCCAACGGAGTTAAAGGATGAAGTGGGACAGCTTCTGAGGGAAAAAGGAAAAGAGTACGGGGCAACTACGGGAAGGCCCAGAAGGTGCGGATGGTTAGATTTGGTAGCACTAAAGCACGCGGTGGATTTAAACGGTCTGGACGGTATAGTTCTCACCAAGTTAGACGTGCTGGATGGCTTTGGCGAGATAAAAGTATGCACCGCTTATAGAGTGGAGGATAAGGTTTTTAAAAACTTTCCAGCCAGTCTTTCTCTTTTAGAAAAAGCTCAGCCCGTATACGAGTGCTTTGAAGGCTGGAAGGAAAGCACCTACGGTATAACAAACTACAAAGACATACCAGAAAAGGCAATGAACTATATACAATTCATAGAGAGGTTCCTAGGTGCGCCTATTGTCATGCTTTCCACAAGCCCAGAAAGGGACAAGTACATCTGGCTTTCGGAAATAATTCATGGAAGAAAGGTGGCAAGTTCAGATATTTGTTAA
- a CDS encoding RluA family pseudouridine synthase yields MEKRKIQEILEFQVQQQDRLDKFLTKVYTEFSRTYIQKLIEEGYVLVDDEPVSKPSKKLKGGEKVVLLVPEPERLEIAPEDIPLEILYEDESLLVLIKPCGMVVHPSPGHTSGTLVNALLYHVKDLSSIGGVERPGIVHRLDKDTMGLMVVAKGDDVHKSLSEQFKERKVLKLYRAIVQGVVSWDYKLVETNVGRHPIDRKRFTVLEDGGKYAKSEFFVKERFPKHNATLLEVKIHTGRTHQIRVHASSLGHPILGDKTYGFKAQAFPKKLLEMLKDCHMLLSSKLGFFHPKKGSWLEFEVQNVEPFTSVLNYLREAL; encoded by the coding sequence TTGGAAAAGAGGAAAATACAGGAAATACTTGAATTTCAGGTTCAACAGCAAGATAGACTGGATAAGTTCTTAACAAAGGTTTATACAGAATTCTCAAGGACTTACATACAGAAGCTTATAGAGGAAGGATACGTTCTTGTAGATGATGAGCCCGTAAGCAAGCCTTCAAAAAAACTAAAAGGTGGCGAAAAAGTTGTCCTGCTTGTGCCAGAACCTGAAAGGTTAGAGATTGCTCCAGAAGACATACCCTTAGAGATCCTTTACGAAGACGAAAGCTTACTGGTGCTTATAAAGCCTTGCGGTATGGTAGTTCATCCTTCACCTGGTCACACATCTGGCACCTTAGTAAATGCTCTTTTGTATCATGTAAAGGACCTTTCCTCCATTGGTGGCGTAGAAAGGCCGGGTATAGTCCATAGGCTGGACAAAGACACCATGGGGCTTATGGTGGTAGCCAAAGGGGATGATGTACATAAAAGCTTGTCTGAGCAGTTCAAGGAAAGAAAGGTGTTAAAGCTTTACAGGGCTATAGTGCAAGGTGTGGTAAGCTGGGACTATAAACTGGTGGAAACAAACGTGGGAAGGCATCCTATAGACAGAAAGAGATTTACCGTATTGGAAGATGGGGGCAAGTATGCCAAAAGCGAATTTTTCGTCAAAGAGAGATTTCCAAAGCACAATGCTACGCTATTGGAGGTAAAAATCCACACTGGGAGAACCCATCAAATAAGAGTTCATGCAAGCAGTTTGGGACATCCCATACTTGGAGACAAAACTTACGGTTTTAAAGCTCAAGCTTTTCCTAAAAAGCTTCTTGAAATGCTAAAAGACTGTCATATGCTTCTGAGCTCCAAGCTCGGTTTTTTTCATCCTAAAAAAGGCAGTTGGCTTGAGTTTGAAGTGCAAAATGTAGAACCCTTTACAAGCGTGCTTAACTACCTAAGAGAAGCTCTCTAA
- the lpxB gene encoding lipid-A-disaccharide synthase: MKAFVSVVERSASNYIHAIMKDFNSVEFWGITDESLERIGFKSVGKLEDLSVVGLWEAIPKIPTVIKLLRRIESLVEKMDAVILCDAPAFNLMLLKRIRKKAKKVIYFISPQVWAWKEKRAEVISKLADHLIVILPFEVDFYKKYNKEAIFVGHPLVDLAKPTLPEEKVKSLLDWDQYIVILPGSRWSEIKNHAKYLKEAYQAIYKETKLPAVIPTFESFKRKLEEVFEDLPVRVFTALDIEQPNYNLSAYAKFGLVASGTAELELSLLGVPHVVFYRVNPITYCIAKRLVKVKNVALTNLVLGENVIPEVVQRPWQDLVEASLKIDFEAQKRAFPKLKKELGGEGSIERLRAKFRELLLGS, from the coding sequence ATGAAAGCTTTTGTGTCGGTAGTGGAGAGGTCTGCCAGCAACTACATACATGCTATAATGAAAGACTTTAACTCCGTAGAATTCTGGGGAATAACGGATGAGAGCTTGGAAAGAATAGGTTTTAAAAGCGTGGGAAAGCTTGAAGACCTGTCGGTGGTTGGTCTTTGGGAAGCCATACCCAAGATCCCCACGGTAATCAAACTTCTCAGGCGCATAGAAAGCTTGGTAGAGAAGATGGACGCGGTGATCCTGTGTGATGCTCCCGCCTTTAACTTAATGTTGTTAAAAAGGATAAGGAAAAAGGCAAAAAAGGTAATCTACTTTATCTCTCCTCAGGTTTGGGCTTGGAAAGAGAAAAGGGCGGAAGTTATATCCAAGCTTGCGGACCATCTTATAGTCATTCTTCCCTTTGAGGTGGATTTTTACAAAAAATACAACAAGGAAGCCATTTTCGTTGGACATCCGCTGGTAGATTTGGCTAAACCTACCTTGCCAGAGGAAAAGGTTAAAAGCCTGCTGGACTGGGACCAATACATCGTCATACTTCCCGGAAGCCGATGGAGCGAGATAAAAAATCATGCGAAGTATCTCAAAGAAGCATACCAAGCAATATACAAAGAAACCAAGCTTCCAGCAGTTATTCCTACTTTTGAAAGCTTTAAAAGAAAACTTGAAGAAGTATTTGAAGACCTTCCCGTCAGGGTATTTACCGCCTTGGACATAGAACAGCCTAACTATAACCTGTCAGCTTACGCCAAGTTTGGGCTCGTGGCAAGTGGGACTGCGGAGCTGGAGCTTAGCCTTTTGGGTGTGCCTCACGTGGTATTTTACAGGGTAAATCCCATAACGTACTGCATAGCAAAAAGGCTCGTAAAGGTAAAAAACGTAGCCCTCACCAATCTGGTATTGGGGGAAAACGTCATTCCAGAGGTGGTGCAAAGACCTTGGCAAGACCTTGTGGAAGCCTCTTTGAAGATAGACTTTGAGGCACAGAAAAGAGCTTTTCCAAAGCTTAAAAAGGAGCTTGGCGGTGAGGGAAGTATAGAAAGACTGAGGGCTAAGTTTAGAGAGCTTCTCTTAGGTAGTTAA
- a CDS encoding 2-oxoacid:acceptor oxidoreductase family protein, which yields MTRRRVNIRMPALGGQGAVTAAHIIATAADYEGYYAVSNPFFGAEKRMAPAESYARIGIEPIFDRGEVVYPDVIMVFHPQVITMGKSYTMPFYSGIKKNGLIIINSEEDLLTEEDKEFLESLNVKVFNFNATKFAIDIAGTELSTNMAMIGALFGSIGGVGLEAIEEGIKSRFLKKFVASGGTASLDSALERKFKKKLELIQKNLDTAREAYELAKRWAQEQGLEPFLPPPPKKVTV from the coding sequence ATGACAAGAAGAAGGGTTAATATAAGAATGCCAGCGCTCGGCGGACAGGGTGCGGTTACCGCCGCCCACATAATAGCAACCGCAGCGGACTACGAAGGATACTATGCAGTTTCCAATCCATTCTTTGGTGCGGAGAAGAGGATGGCGCCTGCAGAAAGCTACGCTCGTATTGGCATAGAGCCCATATTTGACAGAGGAGAGGTGGTTTATCCGGATGTTATTATGGTCTTCCACCCTCAAGTTATCACCATGGGCAAATCCTACACAATGCCCTTTTACTCTGGAATAAAGAAGAATGGCCTGATAATAATAAACTCAGAAGAGGACCTGCTTACAGAAGAAGATAAGGAGTTTTTGGAAAGTTTAAACGTAAAAGTTTTTAACTTCAACGCCACCAAGTTCGCCATAGATATAGCTGGCACAGAGCTTTCCACAAACATGGCAATGATTGGAGCGCTCTTCGGCTCCATAGGCGGAGTGGGTTTAGAAGCTATAGAGGAAGGTATAAAATCTAGGTTCCTAAAGAAGTTTGTGGCCTCTGGAGGAACGGCATCCTTGGACTCTGCTTTGGAAAGAAAGTTCAAGAAAAAGCTGGAGCTAATCCAGAAAAACTTAGACACCGCAAGGGAAGCTTACGAGCTTGCAAAGAGGTGGGCTCAAGAACAAGGGCTTGAGCCTTTCTTACCACCGCCTCCAAAGAAGGTCACTGTCTAA
- a CDS encoding thiamine pyrophosphate-dependent enzyme has translation MSYKIYDINEDLKEFMPKEIIDLEERATWGNPKRGVMDLPYAKELIEEHSLCAGCPESMALRYILASLPNPEDTIIVNSTGCTSLVFPHIALHTVHSLFGNQNAVASGIKRVLEWRFPDKVKDVVVLAGDGATIDIGLDCTLQSFFRQEKITTICFDNEVYANTGGQESGSTVKGHVFKMAPKGKQWDKVPMWQLAIDSGCHYVAKLTVSSPKRVEQVIKKAIYVAREVGPTYVHLYTPCILEIGLNSDDGLEEMRARDKERFSFFEYATPQAEEVINRKKEEGLI, from the coding sequence ATGTCATATAAGATATACGATATCAACGAAGATTTAAAGGAGTTTATGCCAAAGGAAATTATAGACCTCGAAGAGAGGGCTACATGGGGCAATCCAAAAAGGGGTGTGATGGATCTTCCTTACGCAAAAGAGCTCATAGAGGAGCATTCCCTTTGCGCTGGATGCCCTGAGTCCATGGCTCTTAGATACATACTGGCATCTTTGCCCAACCCGGAGGACACTATTATAGTAAATTCCACCGGATGCACTTCTTTGGTTTTCCCTCACATAGCTTTGCATACTGTTCACTCTCTCTTTGGTAATCAAAATGCAGTAGCTTCTGGTATAAAGAGGGTGCTTGAGTGGAGGTTTCCAGACAAGGTCAAAGACGTGGTGGTCCTTGCAGGGGATGGGGCTACCATAGACATAGGCTTGGACTGCACCCTTCAATCCTTCTTCAGACAGGAAAAGATAACCACCATATGCTTTGACAACGAAGTATATGCAAACACCGGAGGTCAGGAAAGCGGTTCTACGGTAAAGGGACACGTCTTTAAGATGGCTCCAAAGGGCAAACAGTGGGACAAAGTCCCCATGTGGCAGTTGGCTATTGATTCGGGGTGCCATTATGTAGCAAAGCTAACGGTTTCTTCTCCAAAACGGGTAGAGCAGGTTATAAAGAAGGCAATCTACGTGGCAAGGGAAGTGGGACCAACCTACGTACATCTTTACACTCCTTGCATACTTGAGATAGGACTAAACTCTGACGATGGATTGGAAGAGATGAGGGCAAGGGATAAGGAGAGATTCTCCTTCTTTGAATACGCCACTCCTCAAGCAGAGGAGGTTATAAACCGCAAGAAAGAGGAGGGTTTGATATGA
- a CDS encoding transketolase C-terminal domain-containing protein: MIQTQAEKVIYNRAGQRVVSPDYLLFEAPRTKHFMTGSEAVKEAVKRASVDASVSYPITPQSEAAHLIGELWVEGYVGVYFRGESEFGVMSELAGCAMAGARCITTTSGPGTLRAMENFPMWAGTRIPVQLVLMARGINSPLSIQPDNLEVSFLLDTGCMIWYAENAQDLFDMILAGFVVAEQPEVHVPVITVVDGFFVSHTREAIMLPPDDIALPPYNPYKAPMPVIDAEVPPGRFLRDPFVMKSNYISYATHASWQWEVRAAIERSRPYAKHYLRGLIEEFGDPEAEIVFVACGTAAAQSKEAVRLLEDEGIKAKVVKLKTIRPFPIQELIEATKNAKIIFVPEFNVVGWLEREVRRYLYKQSEADIIGTPRVAGGMTMPPEVIVKEVLKTLGKEVKYVI; encoded by the coding sequence ATGATTCAAACGCAAGCAGAGAAGGTTATATACAACAGAGCTGGCCAAAGGGTGGTTTCACCCGATTATCTACTCTTTGAAGCTCCAAGAACCAAGCATTTTATGACAGGTTCAGAGGCGGTCAAGGAAGCGGTTAAAAGGGCTTCAGTAGATGCGTCCGTATCCTATCCCATCACCCCCCAATCGGAGGCAGCACACCTTATAGGCGAGCTCTGGGTGGAAGGCTACGTTGGTGTTTACTTTAGAGGAGAGTCTGAGTTTGGTGTCATGTCTGAGTTGGCAGGATGTGCAATGGCTGGAGCAAGATGCATAACCACTACCTCTGGTCCCGGAACGCTCAGGGCTATGGAGAACTTCCCCATGTGGGCTGGGACAAGGATACCTGTCCAGCTGGTGCTTATGGCAAGAGGTATAAACTCGCCCCTTTCTATACAGCCTGATAACTTAGAAGTTTCGTTCCTCTTAGATACGGGATGTATGATATGGTATGCGGAAAATGCCCAAGACCTCTTCGACATGATCCTGGCTGGTTTTGTGGTGGCGGAACAACCGGAAGTTCATGTACCTGTAATAACCGTGGTGGATGGCTTTTTTGTGTCCCATACCAGAGAAGCCATAATGCTTCCTCCAGATGATATAGCCTTGCCACCATACAATCCATACAAGGCTCCAATGCCAGTGATAGACGCGGAAGTTCCACCGGGAAGATTTTTAAGAGATCCCTTTGTGATGAAATCAAACTACATTTCTTATGCAACCCATGCCAGCTGGCAGTGGGAAGTAAGGGCTGCTATAGAAAGGTCAAGACCCTATGCTAAGCATTACCTAAGGGGGCTGATTGAAGAATTTGGAGATCCAGAAGCGGAAATCGTCTTTGTTGCCTGTGGAACAGCTGCGGCACAGTCAAAGGAGGCGGTAAGACTTCTTGAAGACGAAGGAATAAAGGCAAAGGTGGTAAAGCTAAAGACCATAAGACCTTTTCCAATACAAGAGCTAATAGAGGCAACAAAGAACGCAAAAATTATCTTTGTTCCAGAGTTCAACGTTGTAGGTTGGCTGGAAAGGGAAGTAAGAAGATACTTATACAAACAATCTGAGGCAGACATCATAGGCACTCCAAGAGTTGCTGGTGGTATGACCATGCCCCCAGAGGTAATAGTAAAAGAAGTTTTAAAAACTCTAGGAAAGGAGGTTAAGTATGTCATATAA